From a single Miscanthus floridulus cultivar M001 chromosome 8, ASM1932011v1, whole genome shotgun sequence genomic region:
- the LOC136475539 gene encoding transcription factor ILR3-like — protein MDCAVGGDPVEDFLLGGAGDDGDLAIFCDGGHGIEGVNGDACGFEQANLGKRGRDEPSSSGPKSKACREKMRRDKLNDRFLELSSVMNPGKQAKLDKANILSDAARMVAQLRGEAEKLKESNEKLRENIKDLKEEKNELREEKVRLKVEKDRLEQQVKAMSVAPTGYVPHLPHPASYHPAAFTPFVPPQQAPANKSAPIPAPFPGMAMWQWLPPTIVDTTQDPKLWPPNA, from the exons ATGGACTGCGCCGTAGGCGGAGACCCCGTGGAGGACTTCCTCCTCGGCGGCGCCGGCGACGACGGGGATCTCGCCATCTTCTGCGACGGAGG ACATGGGATTGAGGGTGTCAATGGAGATGCTTGTGGATTTGAGCAAGCTAATTTGGGGAAAAG GGGTAGAGATGAACCATCTTCATCTGGTCCAAAATCCAAAGCTTGTCGTGAAAAAATGAGGAGGGACAAGCTGAATGACAG GTTCCTGGAATTAAGTTCAGTTATGAATCCTGGTAAACAAGCAAAGTTGGATAAAGCAAACATCTTGAGTGATGCAGCCCGTATGGTGGCACAACTTAGAGGTGAGGCAGAAAAGCTTAAAGAATCAAATGAGAAGCTGCGGGAGAATATCAAGGACTTGAAG GAGGAGAAAAATGAGCTCCGTGAAGAGAAAGTGAGACTGAAGGTAGAAAAGGATAGGCTGGAACAGCAAGTCAAAGCTATGAGTGTAGCTCCTACAGGATATGTTCCCCATCTCCCTCATCCAGCTTCATACCATCCCGCTGCTTTTACTCCATTTGTGCCGCCACAGCAAGCTCCAGCCAACAAAAGTGCTCCGATCCCTGCACCATTCCCTGGGATGGCAATGTGGCAGTGGTTGCCTCCAACCATCGTGGACACAACTCAAGATCCAAAGCTCTGGCCGCCAAATGCTTAG